In Brevibacillus brevis, a genomic segment contains:
- a CDS encoding response regulator transcription factor, which translates to MEPKLLLVEDETGMLEEMQTYLQREGFRVLTARTGTEALAIARSERPDLVVLDWMLPEKSGLDVCREIRLTSQCGIIMVTARSDESDKIVGLEIGADDYLTKPFSLRELASRIRALLRRLRGAEDRSMYLERDNLIISEAKCQVLKDGQEIQLTPTEFKVLYTLAARPGIVFSRLQLLKVALEDEYMGYERTMDSHIRNLRRKLGDDPANPRYIQTVYGFGYRFGEQP; encoded by the coding sequence ATGGAACCGAAGTTGTTGCTTGTGGAGGACGAAACGGGCATGCTTGAGGAGATGCAGACCTATCTGCAGCGTGAAGGGTTTCGTGTATTGACCGCCCGCACCGGCACGGAAGCGCTCGCGATTGCCCGGTCTGAACGGCCTGATCTTGTCGTGCTTGATTGGATGCTTCCCGAGAAAAGTGGTCTCGACGTCTGTCGTGAAATCAGGCTAACTTCGCAATGCGGCATTATTATGGTCACGGCTCGATCGGATGAATCGGATAAAATCGTCGGACTGGAAATCGGCGCGGACGATTATTTGACGAAACCGTTCAGCTTGCGTGAACTCGCTTCACGTATCCGAGCGTTGCTTCGCCGCTTGCGCGGAGCTGAGGACAGGTCCATGTACTTGGAAAGAGATAACTTGATCATTTCCGAGGCCAAATGCCAGGTATTAAAAGACGGCCAGGAAATCCAACTGACTCCGACCGAATTCAAAGTTTTGTACACGCTGGCGGCTCGTCCCGGCATTGTCTTCAGCCGTCTGCAATTGCTAAAAGTGGCTTTGGAGGATGAGTACATGGGATACGAAAGAACGATGGATTCCCATATCCGGAATCTTCGCCGCAAGCTGGGAGACGATCCGGCCAATCCCCGTTATATTCAAACGGTATACGGTTTCGGTTACCGATTCGGTGAACAACCATGA
- a CDS encoding transcriptional regulator, which translates to MDKTQRLFYILTTIQQRPGITAPQLAELTGTSVRSIYRDIKDLDKCGIQVMLEGSKGYFIVDNYIQTPGKLGVDEYLAISLYPMLASQSRLKGQLFQKSFQSAMEKILTRFKVNDNLLQLGKRIRIHTEQMNSEQDLLMQRMIQAIVEDVTIECEYYSMYREDLTKRMIDPYYLVPRGGYLYLIGYCHLREEVLTFRLSRFHSIELTRKKFFIEDDFDIDSFLDKLWGIKAESDETTFIVRFSREVARYIKEHKYDSKPRFTDQEDGSLIVTVTTRGAEEFMRWMKQYGKDAELLEPVEYRQRLYEEYREMAERYCQGAQVL; encoded by the coding sequence GTGGACAAAACACAGCGATTATTCTACATCCTCACGACGATCCAGCAGCGGCCGGGAATAACCGCGCCACAGCTTGCCGAGCTGACGGGAACCTCGGTGCGAAGCATTTACAGGGATATCAAGGATCTGGATAAATGCGGGATTCAAGTCATGCTGGAGGGCAGCAAGGGATATTTCATCGTGGACAACTACATACAGACTCCGGGAAAGCTCGGTGTAGACGAATATCTCGCCATCTCTCTGTACCCGATGCTGGCAAGCCAATCCCGACTGAAGGGGCAGCTCTTCCAAAAGTCCTTTCAGTCCGCCATGGAGAAGATCCTGACCCGTTTCAAGGTAAACGACAACCTTCTGCAATTGGGGAAGCGAATCCGCATCCATACAGAGCAGATGAATTCAGAGCAAGACCTGCTCATGCAGCGGATGATTCAGGCGATTGTGGAAGACGTGACGATCGAGTGCGAGTATTACTCGATGTATCGGGAAGATTTGACGAAAAGGATGATCGATCCGTATTACTTGGTCCCGCGCGGCGGTTATCTGTATCTCATCGGATATTGCCATCTGCGCGAAGAGGTTCTCACGTTCCGCTTGAGCCGTTTTCATTCCATCGAGCTGACTCGCAAGAAGTTTTTCATCGAGGACGACTTCGATATTGATTCCTTTTTGGACAAGCTGTGGGGGATCAAGGCGGAGAGCGACGAGACGACATTCATCGTGAGATTCTCGCGGGAAGTCGCCCGCTATATCAAAGAGCACAAATACGACTCGAAGCCGCGCTTTACGGATCAGGAAGACGGCTCCCTCATCGTCACGGTCACGACCCGCGGGGCAGAAGAATTCATGCGCTGGATGAAGCAGTACGGGAAAGACGCGGAGCTGCTGGAGCCTGTGGAATACCGGCAGAGACTGTATGAAGAATATCGGGAAATGGCGGAAAGATACTGTCAGGGAGCTCAGGTTCTCTGA
- a CDS encoding DUF6492 family protein, whose product MTRSAIGAFSSSIKIDVLIPAIEKDLGTLPYVIDSIRKQVKHPIGKIMVVSPPSKRIQALCRRKNCVFINEKSVLPITKKDIRYQTKRANRSGWLLQQLLKLAGGNLTGQRYYLVMDADTILIRPHVFLVNGKTVFYCRNWSRPEYFRTYKKLLGTKPTAKRSFVAHYMLFDKSKLSQLKSKMEARHKTRWYWAIIKKTNKQSYAGFSEFETYGNFVKAHYPGQMVVRSSLNKSLSSKPGSLTRKQIIRLARKYRSLSFHKRRWYIRKKG is encoded by the coding sequence TTGACACGTTCAGCGATTGGCGCCTTCAGCAGCTCTATCAAAATTGATGTCCTGATCCCCGCTATTGAGAAAGACCTCGGCACTCTTCCCTATGTCATTGACAGTATTCGTAAGCAAGTGAAGCATCCCATCGGCAAGATCATGGTGGTATCGCCACCAAGCAAGCGAATCCAGGCCCTTTGCCGGCGTAAAAACTGCGTCTTCATCAATGAAAAAAGCGTCCTGCCGATTACAAAAAAAGACATTCGCTACCAAACCAAACGCGCCAATCGCTCAGGCTGGCTGCTCCAGCAATTGTTGAAGCTGGCAGGAGGAAACTTGACCGGGCAAAGGTATTATCTCGTGATGGATGCCGACACCATTCTCATCCGCCCTCATGTCTTTCTCGTCAACGGGAAAACCGTTTTTTACTGCCGTAACTGGAGTCGTCCCGAGTATTTTCGTACCTACAAGAAATTATTGGGGACCAAGCCAACCGCGAAGCGCTCTTTTGTTGCCCACTATATGCTGTTCGACAAATCGAAGCTCTCCCAACTGAAGTCTAAGATGGAGGCCAGACATAAGACCAGGTGGTACTGGGCGATTATCAAGAAAACCAACAAACAGAGTTATGCCGGCTTCTCCGAGTTCGAAACTTACGGTAACTTCGTGAAAGCTCACTACCCCGGTCAAATGGTTGTAAGAAGCTCCCTGAACAAAAGCCTCTCTTCCAAACCGGGATCACTTACTCGCAAACAGATCATCAGACTGGCCCGGAAATATCGGTCCCTCTCCTTTCATAAACGCAGGTGGTATATCCGGAAGAAGGGGTAG
- a CDS encoding DUF6223 family protein: MKLVSFVILGTQLLVPTIASAAATYGNGGYEIITTGRIWATIDALVGLINTVLAGLSLARSAGRFGTGSGRRGAMIAVVVGLIVIAYAMLHLTIFTGDFGTGSGRAGAIIAIVMGLTSMVLAGLTLARSRRTG, encoded by the coding sequence ATGAAGCTAGTTTCATTCGTCATACTCGGTACACAACTGCTTGTGCCAACGATTGCCTCTGCTGCAGCGACCTACGGCAATGGCGGTTATGAAATCATCACCACGGGGCGAATCTGGGCTACGATAGACGCGCTGGTGGGGCTGATCAACACGGTTCTGGCTGGTCTGTCTCTGGCTCGCTCCGCAGGTCGTTTCGGTACAGGCAGCGGGCGACGTGGGGCTATGATAGCCGTGGTGGTGGGACTGATCGTTATCGCCTATGCGATGCTGCATCTGACCATTTTCACAGGTGATTTCGGCACAGGAAGCGGGCGAGCCGGGGCCATCATTGCCATCGTGATGGGCCTCACCAGCATGGTGCTCGCTGGGCTAACTTTGGCCCGCTCCCGCCGCACGGGCTGA
- a CDS encoding DUF262 domain-containing protein translates to MSKYIVNNSTIETILGWIHGGEIAIPEIQRPFVWEASKVRDLMDSLYQGFPVGYIITWRNPDTKLKDGTHAMGKKILIDGQQRITAMTAALLGKEVVGADYKKKRIRIAFNPLEERFEVANPAIEKDAAWIPDISAFFQKQFNLFEFVHQYCTKNEGADTSRIGNIVNHLVNIRFSSLGMIELSHDLDIETVTEIFIRINSQGVVLSQADFAMSKIAVNEEYNGVDIRKMIDYFCHLAINPADYHAIKENDTSFSGTPYFQKIMWVKDHTDSLYVPTYSDLLRVAFTFKFLRGKLANLVSLLSGRDFETREYKEEITEASFRKLEAGVLAFVNETNFKRYLMIVKSTGMIHESLIRSQNVLNFGYILYLLLKDQGVEQAKINRVVRRWIVLSILTSRYSGSAESTFEYDVRRFHQASDVEEYLKHTEEGELSDAFWSNILVTRLNTSVSSSPYFHLFLMAQIKSGDKGFLSKATEVKHLIEERGDIHHIFPKKYLQSKGYTNRNQYNQIANYVYMQQEINIVIKDQAPEAYMKKIEEQCQQKTSKYGEIQDMNEVLANLEACCIPSGIFAMNADHYEDFLQERRILMANKIRNFYYSL, encoded by the coding sequence ATGTCCAAATACATCGTAAACAACAGCACAATCGAAACGATCCTCGGATGGATTCACGGGGGAGAAATTGCCATCCCGGAAATCCAGCGTCCGTTTGTATGGGAAGCTTCAAAAGTACGGGATCTAATGGACTCCCTGTACCAAGGCTTTCCCGTCGGCTACATCATCACATGGCGCAATCCGGATACGAAACTGAAGGATGGCACCCATGCTATGGGAAAAAAGATTCTGATCGACGGCCAGCAACGCATCACGGCCATGACCGCTGCGTTGCTGGGAAAAGAAGTCGTCGGGGCGGATTATAAAAAGAAGCGAATCCGCATCGCATTCAATCCATTGGAAGAAAGGTTCGAGGTGGCCAACCCGGCTATCGAGAAGGATGCGGCGTGGATCCCGGATATTTCTGCCTTTTTTCAGAAGCAATTCAACCTATTTGAATTTGTTCATCAGTATTGCACAAAAAATGAGGGGGCGGACACGAGCCGGATCGGAAATATCGTGAACCATTTGGTGAACATCCGATTCAGCAGCCTGGGCATGATCGAGTTGTCCCACGACCTGGACATCGAAACGGTTACCGAAATTTTCATCCGAATCAACTCCCAGGGAGTCGTGCTCAGCCAGGCAGACTTCGCCATGTCCAAGATTGCCGTCAACGAAGAATACAATGGCGTCGACATCCGCAAGATGATCGACTATTTTTGCCATTTGGCCATTAACCCGGCGGATTATCATGCGATCAAGGAGAACGACACTTCCTTTTCCGGCACCCCCTATTTCCAAAAGATCATGTGGGTGAAAGACCACACGGATTCACTGTATGTCCCGACTTACTCCGATTTGCTTCGGGTTGCGTTTACCTTCAAGTTTTTGCGGGGGAAACTGGCGAATTTGGTCAGTCTGTTATCCGGTCGGGACTTTGAAACGAGGGAGTACAAGGAAGAAATCACGGAGGCCTCTTTCCGGAAACTGGAGGCAGGCGTGCTGGCTTTTGTGAATGAGACCAACTTCAAGCGCTATCTGATGATTGTCAAGTCCACGGGGATGATCCATGAAAGCTTGATTCGCTCCCAGAACGTACTGAACTTTGGCTACATCCTGTACCTGCTTTTGAAAGACCAAGGAGTGGAGCAGGCAAAAATCAATAGGGTCGTCCGGCGCTGGATTGTCTTGTCCATTCTGACGAGCAGATACTCGGGCTCCGCTGAATCGACGTTTGAGTATGATGTGCGTCGTTTCCACCAGGCGTCTGATGTGGAGGAGTATTTGAAGCATACGGAAGAAGGGGAACTGTCTGATGCGTTTTGGTCGAATATCCTCGTCACCCGGCTGAATACCTCCGTGTCCAGCAGCCCGTACTTTCACCTATTCCTGATGGCGCAAATCAAGAGCGGCGACAAAGGTTTCCTATCCAAAGCGACGGAAGTGAAGCACCTGATCGAGGAGCGGGGAGATATTCACCATATTTTCCCGAAGAAATACTTGCAGTCAAAAGGATATACAAATCGCAATCAGTACAACCAAATCGCAAATTATGTGTACATGCAGCAAGAGATTAACATCGTCATCAAAGATCAGGCACCGGAAGCCTACATGAAAAAGATCGAAGAGCAATGCCAGCAGAAAACATCGAAATACGGTGAAATTCAGGACATGAATGAAGTACTGGCCAACCTGGAAGCCTGCTGCATCCCATCCGGCATCTTTGCGATGAACGCCGATCACTATGAGGATTTCTTGCAGGAGCGCCGCATACTCATGGCGAACAAAATTCGCAACTTCTATTACTCCTTGTAG
- a CDS encoding ATP-binding protein: protein MTLTVRQKIFVYMGLIVLIIGGSHAVTNLAYMEFLFDQFRKEELRASFLNAPPGEQIELLKTYVMGKMKLFWLGKWGFFLAIGLFFSLWISGVLTLPLRKLIAAIERVAKGDLEVSVPVQSKDEYGKVIQTFNDMTLRLREAEDARKRLVADITHELRTPLSIMQLKLENYQQAGHHVPPEMLRIHDEVIRLSLLVDDLHVLSLAEAGRLPLDCKPLDLTAHLERIVDDVKYEAEENGLEIRLNSISRPVTVMADARRITQVFINLLTNAIRYTASGGTITVEIEERVVERNALFACVSVIDTGIGIPAEELLHLFDRFYRVEEARSRHTGGTGLGLSIAHHFVRAHGGFIQVSSQPDEGTVFTVNLPIGSSTCAADTAIQIVQWRKNV, encoded by the coding sequence ATGACATTGACGGTACGCCAAAAAATATTTGTCTACATGGGACTGATCGTTCTTATTATCGGCGGCTCTCATGCCGTAACCAATCTGGCCTATATGGAGTTTTTGTTCGATCAATTTCGTAAGGAAGAGCTCCGTGCTTCTTTTTTGAACGCTCCCCCCGGGGAACAAATCGAGTTGTTGAAAACGTACGTGATGGGCAAGATGAAGTTGTTTTGGCTCGGAAAATGGGGCTTTTTCCTGGCAATCGGCCTTTTCTTCAGTTTATGGATTTCAGGAGTACTGACTCTCCCGCTTCGAAAGCTCATTGCCGCGATCGAACGCGTTGCAAAGGGGGATCTGGAGGTGAGCGTTCCTGTACAATCCAAAGACGAATACGGGAAAGTCATCCAGACGTTCAACGATATGACACTTCGCCTGCGGGAAGCGGAGGACGCCCGAAAGCGGTTGGTGGCCGACATCACTCACGAGCTTCGTACACCGCTGTCCATTATGCAGCTGAAGCTGGAAAATTATCAGCAGGCCGGTCATCATGTCCCGCCGGAAATGCTTCGGATTCATGATGAAGTGATCCGATTGAGCCTGCTTGTGGATGATCTTCATGTCTTGTCGTTGGCAGAAGCTGGCCGGTTGCCGCTCGATTGCAAACCGCTCGATCTGACGGCACACCTGGAACGAATTGTGGATGACGTAAAATACGAAGCGGAAGAAAACGGATTGGAAATTCGCCTCAATTCGATTTCACGGCCGGTTACCGTAATGGCCGATGCGAGACGAATTACGCAGGTTTTCATTAATTTGCTGACCAATGCGATTCGTTACACGGCTAGCGGAGGTACGATTACCGTTGAAATCGAAGAACGGGTCGTTGAGCGGAATGCGTTATTTGCATGTGTATCCGTGATCGACACCGGCATCGGAATACCGGCGGAAGAGCTCCTACACCTATTCGATCGGTTTTACCGCGTAGAAGAAGCGCGCTCGCGGCACACAGGCGGTACGGGGCTCGGATTATCCATCGCCCATCATTTTGTAAGAGCCCATGGCGGCTTCATCCAAGTGTCAAGTCAGCCTGATGAAGGCACTGTATTTACCGTTAATCTACCTATTGGCAGTAGTACATGCGCGGCTGACACTGCCATTCAAATCGTACAATGGAGGAAAAACGTATGA